A region of Procambarus clarkii isolate CNS0578487 chromosome 48, FALCON_Pclarkii_2.0, whole genome shotgun sequence DNA encodes the following proteins:
- the LOC138350945 gene encoding alpha-(1,3)-fucosyltransferase FucT-like, producing MIIVYETMMAVNGTMMVVYATMMVVYGTIMSVYDTMMAVYDTMMVMYDKMMAVYDTMRAVYDTMMAVYDTMIGVYDTSLVMNDTMIVKYDTLIVVYDTMMVVYDTVIVVDVSMMVVYGTMMVVYDKMIVGMTQLWQCMTQ from the coding sequence ATGATTATCGTGTATGAAacaatgatggcagtgaatggcacaatgatggtggtgtatgccacaatgatggtggtgtatggcacaataatgtcagtgtatgacacaatgatggcagtatatgacacaatgatggttatGTATGAcaaaatgatggcagtgtatgacacaatgagggcagtgtatgacacaatgatggcagtgtatgacacaatgataggggTGTATGACACATCATTGGTGatgaatgacacaatgatagtgaagTATGACAcgttgatagtggtgtatgacacaatgatggtggtgtatgacacagtgatTGTAGTGGATGtctcaatgatggtggtgtatggcacaatgatggtggtgtatgacaaaaTGATAGTGGGTATGACACAattatggcagtgtatgacacaatga
- the LOC138350946 gene encoding uncharacterized protein, translated as MMMVCDTMRMEYDKVIVVYETMIAVFDTMMMVYSTMIVVYDTMTMVYDTMIAVYDTMMVYDTMMAMYDTMIVVYDTMMVVYYIMMVGYGTMMVVYSTMMAVYDNDSSEWHNDGGV; from the coding sequence atgatgatggtgtgtgacacaatgaggaTGGAGTATGACAAAGTCATAGTGGTGTATGAAACAATGATTgcggtgtttgacacaatgatgatggtgtatagcacaatgatagtggtgtatgacacaatgaccatggtatatgacacaatgatagcagtgtatgacacaatgatggtgtatgATACAATGATGGCAATGTATGAtacaatgattgtggtgtatgacacaatgatggtagtttaTTACATAATGATGGTGggctatggcacaatgatggtggtgtatagcacaatgatggcagtgtatgacaatgATAGCAgtgaatggcacaatgatggcGGTGTATGA
- the LOC138350943 gene encoding uncharacterized protein, translated as MIAVLDTMIVVYDTMMVVHDTMMVEYDKMMAVFDTMMVVYGTMIAVYDKMTVVYDTMMVVNGTMMVVYDTMMALHSTMTVVNDTMMVVYGTEMVVYDTMMAVHSTMMVLYDTMIAVYGTMMMVYVTMMVVYYTMMAVYDTMMMVYDTMMVVNDTNMALFDTMMVVYDTIMVVYDTMMVGYGTMMVMYFTMVIVYETMMAVNGTMMVVYDTIMVAYDKVIVVDVSLMVVYGTMMVVYDKMMVGMTQLWQCMTQ; from the coding sequence atgattgcagtgcttgacacaatgatagtggtgtatgacacaatgatggtggtgcatgacacaatgatggtggagtATGACAAAATGATGgcagtgtttgacacaatgatggtggtgtatggcacaatgattgcTGTGTATGACAAAATGacggttgtgtatgacacaatgatggtggtgaatggcacaatgatggtggtgtatgacacaatgatggcactgCATAGCACTATGACGGTGgtgaatgacacaatgatggtggtgtatggcacagagatggtggtgtatgacacaatgatggcagtgcataGCACTATGATGGTGCTGTATGACACGATGATTgcagtgtatggcacaatgatgatggtgtatgtcacaatgatggtggtgtattacacaatgatggcagtgtatgacacaatgatgatggtgtatgacacaatgatggtggtgaatGACACCAATATGGCATtgtttgacacaatgatggtggtgtatgacacaataatggtggtgtatgacacaatgatggtggggtatggcacaatgatggtgatgtatttcACAATGGTTATCGTGTATGAAacaatgatggcagtgaatggcacaatgatggtggtgtatgacacaataatggtgGCGTATGACAAAGTGATTGTAGTGGATGTCTcattgatggtggtgtatggcacaatgatggtggtgtatgacaaaaTGATGGTGGGTATGACACAattatggcagtgtatgacacaatga
- the LOC138350942 gene encoding uncharacterized protein, which translates to MMAVYHIMMVYDTLIFVYGTMMTVYDTMIVVYDTMIVVYDTMMEVYDTMIAVYDTMMVYDTMMAMYDTMIVVYDTMMVVYDTMMVGYGTMMVVCSTMMAVYDTMMAVNGTIMAVYDTVMVGYGTIMAVYDTMMAVYDTMLVVYDTMMAVYDTMMEVYETMMAVYDTIIVVYDTTIVVYDTIMVVYDTIIVVYDTMMVVYDIVIVVYVSMMVVYGTMIVEYDTMMVGMTLLWQCITQ; encoded by the coding sequence atgatggcagtgtatcacATAATGATGGTGTATGATACACTGATatttgtgtatggcacaatgatgacagtgtatgacacaatgatagtggtgtatgacacaatgatagttgtgtatgacacaatgatggaggtgtatgacacaatgatagcagtgtatgacacaatgatggtgtatgATACAATGATGGCAATGTATGAtacaatgattgtggtgtatgacacaatgatggtggtttatgacacaatgatggtgggctatggcacaatgatggtggtgtgtagcacaatgatggcagtgtatgacacaatgatggcagtgaatgGCACAATAATGGCGGTGTATGACACAGTGATGGTGGGGTATGGCACaataatggcagtgtatgacacaatgatggcagtgtatgacacaatgctggttgtgtatgacacaatgatggcagtgtatgacacaatgatggaagtGTATGAAACAATGATGGCAGTTTATGACACAataatagtggtgtatgacacaacgatagtggtgtatgacacaattatggtggtgtatgacacaataatagtggtgtatgacacaatgatggtggtgtatgacatagTAATAGTAGTGTATGtctcaatgatggtggtgtatggcacaatgattgtggagtatgacacaatgatggtgggtaTGACACTATTATGGcagtgtataacacaatga